One Anabas testudineus chromosome 15, fAnaTes1.2, whole genome shotgun sequence genomic window carries:
- the LOC113159398 gene encoding spectrin beta chain, non-erythrocytic 1-like isoform X1: MELQSATSSLPGPLSPSPLSPTSDYAGPLSPSSGGPGPSHATSPGLGPSPSLSPIRGPSPGPGFSGQSAFNYNQLEGRFKQLQDEREAVQKKTFTKWVNSHLSRVSCRITDLYMDLRDGRMLIKLLEVLSGERLPKPTKGRMRIHCLENVDKALQFLKEQRVHLENMGSHDIVDGNHRLTLGLIWTIILRFQIQDISVETEDNKEKKSAKDALLLWCQMKTAGYPNVNIHNFTTSWRDGMAFNALIHKHRPDLIDFDKLKKSNAHYNLQNAFNLAEQHLGLTKLLDPEDISVDHPDEKSIITYVVTYYHYFSKMKALKVEGKRIGKVLDNAIETEKMIEKYESLASDLLEWIEQTIIILNNRKFANSLVGVQQQLQAFNTYRTVEKPPKFTEKGNLEVLLFTIQSKMRANNQKVYTPREGKLISDINKAWERLEKAEHERELALRTELIRQEKLEQLARRFDRKAAMRETWLSENQRLVSQDNFGFDLQAVEAATKKHEAIETDIAAYEERVQAVVAVAKELEAESYHDIKRITARKDNVIRLWEYLLELLKARRQRLELNLGLQRVFQEMLYIMDWMDEMKMLLLSQDYGKHLLGVEDLLQKHALVEADIGIQADRVRNVNRNAQKFASDTEGYKPCDPQIIRDRVAHMEFCYQELSQLAAERRARLEESRRLWKFFWEMAEEEGWIREKEQILSSEDYGKDLTGALRLLSQHKAFEDEMSGRAAHLQQTIKQGDELVADNHFGADKIKERIQDIQEQWAALENLSGVRKARLQEACNQHQFQADADDIDTWMLDVLRIVSSVDVGHDEFSAQTLVKKHKDVAEEINSYRPVIDALHEQSRTLPPEKADSEEVQSRLAGIEERYKEVAELTRLRKQALQDALALYKMLSEANACEVWIDEKEQWLNSMEIPEKLEDLEVVQHRFESLEPEMNNQASRVAVVNQVARQLIHSGHPSEKEIKTQQDKLNTRWSQFRDLVDQKKDSLNSALGVQNYHLECNETKSWIKEKTKVIESTQELGNDLAGVMALQRKLTGMERDLVAIEDKLGDLGKEAERLSSEHPEQSEAIKGRLAEITGVWDEMKDTLKNREESLGEASKLQQFLRDLDDFQSWLSRTQTVIASEDMPNTLAEAEKLLAQHEGIKNEIRNYEEDYQKMRDMGEMVTQGQTDAQYMFLRQRLQALDTGWNELHKMWENRQNLLSQSHAYQLFLRDTKQAEAFLNNQEYVLAHTEMPTTLEGAEAAIKKQEDFMTTMDANEEKIGGVVDAGRRLVTDGNINTERIQEKVDSIDQRHKKNRAAANDLLMRLKDNRDLQKFLQDCQELSLWINEKMLTAQDMTYDEARNLHSKWLKHQAFMAELQSNKEWLDKINKDGQALMAEKPDTEAMVKEKLGSLTTMWEDLESTTQTKAKCLFDANKAELFTQSCADLDKWMVNLEGQLQSDDYGKDLTSVNILLKKQQILESQVEVRQKEVEELQGQSQALSQEGKGSEEVDGQRISVEKKFHSLQDPLKKRRDNLMASREIHQFNRDVEDEILWVEERMPLATSTDHGHNLQTVQLLIKKNQTLQKEIQGHQPRFDDIFERSQHILREDSPTAELIRQRLSELQSLWDQIRKETEKRHSRLSEAHEAQQYYFDAAEAEAWMSEQELYMMSEEKAKDEQSSVAMLKKHQILEQAVEDYADTVHQLSSTSRGLVAAGHPDSERIGMRQSQVDKLYAGLKDLAEERRGKLDERFRLFQLNREVDDLEQWIAEREVVAGSHELGQDYEHVTMLQERFREFARDTGNIGQERVDSVNRMADELINSSHSDAATIAEWKDGLNEAWADLLELIDTRTQILAASFELHKFYHDAKEILNRILDKHKKLPEELGRDQNTVETLQRMHTTFEHDIQALGTQVRQLQEDAVRLQSAYAGDKADDIQKREGEVLEAWKNLLEAVEGRRMKLVDTGDKFRFFSMVRDLMLWMEDVIRLIEAQEKPRDVSSVELLMNNHQGIKAEIDARNDSFTACIELGKALLARKHYASEEVETPSYKERLLQLTDKRKDMIDKWEDRWEWLRLVLEVHQFSRDAGVAEAWLLGQEPYLSSREIGQSVDEVEKLIKRHEAFEKSAATWEERFSALERLTTMELLEVRRRQEEEERKRQPPSTEAQPADAAAQQKAGEPVSQNGLPSDQESPRDNVEGVEVVNGVSEPSPAGSPGASRKGKASQAATLPLKTQQDAPKSQLEGILHRKHEWEGHNKKASSRSWHNVYCVINQQEMGFYKDQKSASQGIPYHSEIPISLKDAVCEVALDYKKKKHVFKLKITDGNEYLFQAKDDEEMNTWISAITAAISGDKTEVTPSSHSTPAPGARAQTLPASVATAAAESSPGKREKDKEKRFSLFSKKK, encoded by the exons CCTAAACCCACCAAGGGTCGGATGCGTATCCACTGTCTGGAGAACGTGGACAAGGCTCTGCAGTTCCTGAAGGAGCAGAGGGTTCACCTGGAGAACATGGGCTCCCATGACATTGTAGACGGGAACCACCGCCTCACCCTGGGCCTCATCTGGACCATCATCCTTCGCTTCCAG ATCCAGGACATCAGCGTGGAGACGGAGGACAACAAGGAGAAGAAGTCGGCTAAAgatgctctgctgctctggtgtcagatGAAGACTGCAGG ATATCCAAACGTCAACATCCACAACTTCACCACCAGCTGGAGAGATGGGATGGCCTTCAACGCCCTCATCCACAAACACAG acCCGACCTGATCGACTTTGACAAGCTGAAGAAATCAAACGCCCACTACAACCTGCAGAATGCCTTCAACCTGGCCGAGCAGCACCTGGGGCTCACCAAGCTGCTGGACCCCGAGG acatCAGTGTGGACCACCCTGATGAGAAGTCCATCATCACCTACGTGGTGACCTACTACCACTACTTCTCCAAGATGAAGGCACTGAAGGTGGAGGGGAAGAGAATCGGCAAG GTTCTGGACAACGCCATCGAGACAGAGAAGATGATCGAGAAGTACGAGTCTCTGGCGTCTGACCTGCTGGAGTGGATCGAACAGACCATCATTATCctcaacaacaggaagtttgCCAACTCTCTGGTGGgagtccagcagcagctgcaggccTTCAACACCTACCGCACCGTGGAGAAACCCCCAAA GTTCACTGAGAAGGGAAACCTGGAGGTTCTTCTGTTCACCATTCAGAGTAAGATGAGAGCCAACAATCAGAAAGTTTACACTCCTCGAGAGGGCAAACTCATCTCTGACATCAACAAG gcGTGGGAGCGTCTGGAGAAGGCGGAGCACGAGCGGGAGCTGGCTCTGAGGACAGAGCTGATTcgtcaggagaagctggagcagctcgCCCGACGTTTTGACCGTAAGGCCGCCATGAGGGAGACGTGGCTGAGTGAGAACCAGAGGCTGGTCTCACAG GATAACTTTGGATTTGACCTCCAGGCTGTAGAAGCTGCTACTAAGAAACATGAAGCCATAGAAACAGACATTGCAGCCTACGAGGAGCGAGTTCAG GCGGTGGTTGCCGTGGCGAAGGAGCTGGAGGCAGAGAGTTACCATGACATCAAACGCATCACAGCGAGGAAAGACAACGTGATCCGTCTGTGGGAGTacctgctggagctgctgaagGCCCGCAGACAGAGACTGGAGCTGAACCTGGGCCTGCAGAGAGTCTTCCAGGAGATGCTCTACATCATGGACTGGATGGACGAGATGAAG ATGCTGCTGCTCTCGCAGGACTATGGGAAACACCTGCTGGGTGTGGAGGACCTGCTGCAGAAACACGCTCTGGTGGAGGCCGACATCGGCATCCAGGCCGATAGAGTCCGAAACGTCAACCGCAACGCTCAGAAGTTTGCCAGCGACACAGAGG GTTATAAGCCCTGTGATCCTCAGATCATCAGGGATCGGGTCGCTCACATGGAGTTCTGTTACCAGGAGCTGAGCCAGCTGGCGGCAGAGCGGCGAGCTCGTCTCGAGGAGTCCCGTCGCCTCTGGAAGTTCTTCTGGGAAATGGCAGAAGAG GAGGGATGGATCAGGGAGAAGGAGCAGATCCTGTCCTCTGAGGATTATGGGAAGGATCTAACGGGAGCATTGCGTCTGCTGAGTCAGCACAAAGCTTTCGAAGATGAGATGAGTGGCCGCGCCGCCCATCTGCAGCAGACCATCAAACAGGGCGACGAGCTGGTGGCCGACAACCACTTTGGAGCCGACAAGATTAAAGAACGAATCCAGGACATCCAG GAGCAGTGGGCGGCTCTGGAGAATCTTTCTGGCGTCCGTAAAGCTCGTCTGCAGGAGGCCTGCAACCAGCACCAGTTCCAG gctgACGCTGATGACATTGACACGTGGATGCTGGATGTGCTGCGGATCGTCTCCAGCGTCGATGTCGGCCACGACGAGTTCTCCGCTCAGACTTTGGTGAAGAAACACAAGGATGTGGCCGAGGAGATCAACAGCTACCGGCCCGTCATCGACGCTCTGCACGAGCAATCACGCACACTGCCGCCTGAGAAGGCGGACTCAGAGGAG GTTCAGAGCCGCCTGGCCGGCATCGAGGAGCGTTATAAGGAGGTGGCCGAGCTGACGAGGCTCAGGAAACAGGCGCTGCAGGACGCTCTGGCTCTCTACAAGATGCTGAGTGAAGCCAACGCCTGCGAGGTGTGGATCGATGAGAAGGAGCAGTGGCTCAACAGCATGGAGATCCCTGAGAAACTGGAGGACCTGGAGGTGGTCCAGCACCG GTTTGAGAGTTTGGAGCCAGAGATGAACAACCAGGCATCCCGGGTTGCCGTCGTGAACCAGGTTGCCAGGCAACTCATCCACAGTGGACATCCCAGCGAGAAGGAGATCAAAACCCAGCAGGACAAACTCAACACCAG GTGGAGTCAGTTCAGAGACCTGGTGGACCAGAAGAAGGACAGCCTGAATTCAGCTCTAGGAGTCCAGAACTACCACCTAGAGTGTAACGAGACCAAGTCCTGGATCAAGGAGAAGACCAAG GTGATCGAGTCGACCCAGGAGCTGGGTAACGACCTGGCCGGTGTCATGGCTCTGCAGAGGAAGCTGACGGGGATGGAGAGAGACCTGGTCGCCATTGAAGACAAGCTGGGCGACCTGGGGAAAGAGGCAGAGCGTTTGTCCTCCGAACACCCGGAGCAGTCAGAGGCCATCAAAGGTCGTCTGGCCGAGATCACCGGCGTCTGGGACGAGATGAAG GACACCCTGAAGAACCGCGAGGAGTCACTGGGTGAGGCCAGCAAGCTGCAGCAGTTCCTGCGTGACCTGGACGACTTTCAGTCCTGGCTGTCGCGGACGCAGACGGTCATCGCCTCTGAGGACATGCCCAACACGCTGGCTGAGGCCGAGAAGCTGCTGGCCCAGCACGAGGGCATCAAGAACGAGATCCGCAACTATGAGGAGGACTACCAGAAGATGCGGGACATGGGCGAGATGGTGACGCAGGGCCAGACGGATGCACAGTACATGTTCCTACGACAGCGGCTGCAAGCGCTCGACACCGGCTGGAACGAGCTGCACAAGATGTGGGAGAACCGTCAGAACCTGCTGTCTCAGTCCCACGCTTATCAGCTGTTCCTCAGGGACACCAAGCAGGCTGAGGCCTTCCTGAACAACCAG GAATACGTCCTGGCTCACACTGAGATGCCCACCACTCTGGAGGGCGCTGAGGCCGCCATCAAGAAGCAGGAGGACTTCATGACCACCATGGACGCCAACGAGGAGAAGATCGGCGGCGTGGTCGACGCTGGCCGGCGCCTGGTAACCGATGGCAACATCAACACCGAGCGCATCCAGGAGAAGGTGGACTCCATCGACCAGAG ACACAAGAAGAACCGAGCAGCAGCAAACGACCTGCTGATGAGGCTGAAGGACAACAGAGACCTGCAGAAGTTCCTGCAGGACTGTCAGGAG CTGTCTCTGTGGATCAACGAGAAGATGCTGACGGCGCAGGACATGACCTACGACGAGGCCAGGAACCTCCACAGCAAGTGGCTGAAACACCAGGCCTTCATGGCCGAACTGCAGTCCAACAAGGAGTGGCTGGACAAGATCAACAAG GACGGGCAGGCACTCATGGCGGAGAAACCAGACACAGAGGCCATGGTCAAAGAGAAGCTGGGGTCCCTGACCACGATGTGGGAGGACCTCGAGTCGACCACCCAGACGAAGGCCAAGTGTCTGTTTGACGCCAACAAGGCTGAACTGTTCACGCAGAGCTGCGCCGACCTCGACAAGTGGATGGTCAACCTGGAGGGACAGCTGCAGTCAGACGACTATGGCAAAGACCTCACATCCGTCAACATCCTGCTCAAGAAGCAGCAG aTCCTGGAGAGCCAGGTGGAGGTGCGtcagaaggaggtggaggagctgcagggCCAGTCGCAGGCACTCAGCCAGGAGGGGAAAGGCTCAGAGGAGGTGGACGGCCAAAGAATCAGCGTGGAGAAGAAGTTCCACTCCCTTCAGGACCCACTGAAGAAGAGACGAGACAACCTCATGGCCTCCCGCGAGATTCACCAGTTCAACAGAGACGTGGAGGACGAGATC CTCTGGGTTGAGGAGAGGATGCCTCTGGCCACATCGACCGACCATGGACACAACCTGCAGACTGTGCAGCTGCTCATCAAGAAAAACCAG ACTTTACAGAAGGAGATCCAGGGCCATCAGCCTCGCTTCGACGACATCTTTGAGCGCAGCCAACACATCCTGAGGGAGGACAGCCCGACGGCCGAGCTCATTCGCCAGCGGCTCTCCGAGCTCCAGTCCCTGTGGGACCAGATCAGGAAGGAGACGGAGAAGCGTCACTCCCGTCTGAGCGAGGCCCACGAGGCCCAGCAGTACTACTTTGACGCCGCTGAAGCTGAGGCCTGGATGAGCGAACAGGAGCTCTACATGATGTCAGAGGAGAAGGCCAAG GACGAGCAGAGTTCGGTGGCCATGCTGAAGAAGCATCAAATCCTGGAGCAGGCAGTGGAGGATTATGCCGACACCGTCCACCAGCTGTCTAGCACCAGCCGTGGTCTGGTGGCTGCCGGACACCCCGACAG CGAGCGTATCGGGATGCGTCAGTCTCAGGTGGATAAGCTGTACGCCGGGCTGAAGGATTTGGCAGAGGAGCGCAGAGGGAAGCTGGACGAGCGATTCCGTCTCTTCCAGCTGAACCGGGAGGTGGACGACCTGGAGCAGTGGATCGCTGAGAGGGAGGTGGTGGCTGGATCCCATGAGCTGGGACAGGACTACGAGCATGTCACT ATGCTGCAGGAGCGCTTCAGAGAATTTGCTCGTGACACCGGGAACATCGGACAGGAGCGCGTGGATTCAGTCAACCGCATGGCGGACGAGCTGATCAACTCCAGCCATAGCGACGCCGCCACCATCGCAGAGTGGAAGGACGGCCTGAACGAAGCCTGGGCCGACCTGCTGGAACTCATCGACACCCGAACGCAGATCCTCGCCGCTTCCTTTGAGCTCCACAAGTTCTACCACGACGCCAAGGAGATCCTCAACCGCATCCTGGACAAACACAAGAAGCTGCCGGAGGAACTGGGCCGGGACCAGAACACAGTGGAGACCCTGCAGAGGATGCACACCACCTTCGAACATGATATTCAGGCTCTGGGAACACAG GTGCGGCAGCTGCAGGAGGACGCTGTTCGTCTGCAGTCGGCTTACGCTGGAGATAAAGCTGACGACATtcagaagagagaaggagag GTCCTGGAGGCCTGGAAGAACCTGCTGGAGGCCGTGGAGGGTCGCAGAATGAAGCTGGTGGACACCGGGGACAAGTTCCGCTTCTTCAGCATGGTGCGCGACCTGATGCTGTGGATGGAGGATGTCATCCGTCTGATCGAGGCCCAGGAGAAGCCCAG agacGTGTCGTCAGTGGAGCTGCTGATGAACAACCACCAGGGCATCAAGGCGGAGATCGACGCCCGCAACGACAGCTTCACGGCCTGCATCGAGCTGGGCAAGGCCCTGCTGGCCAGGAAGCACTACGCTTCAGAGGAGGTGGAGACGCCTTCGT ATAAAGAAAGGTTGTTACAGTTGACGGACAAGAGGAAAGACATGATTGATAAGTGGGAGGACAGATGGGAGTGGCTTAGACTGG ttcTGGAGGTGCACCAGTTCTCCAGGGATGCAGGTGTGGCCGAGGCGTGGTTGCTGGGGCAGGAGCCCTACCTGTCCAGCAGGGAGATCGGCCAGAGCGTGGACGAGGTGGAGAAACTCATCAAACGCCACGAGGCCTTTGAGAAGTCAGCCGCCACTTGGGAGGAACGTTTCTCTGCGCTGGAAAGGTTGACCACG aTGGAGTTACTGGAAGTGAGAAGAAggcaagaggaggaagaaagaaagagacaaccCCCATCCACGGAGGCTCAGCCAGCAgatgctgcagcacagcagaa AGCGGGTGAGCCAGTGTCTCAGAACGGTCTGCCATCTGATCAGGAGTCGCCCAGG GATAACGTTGAAGGGGTTGAGGTGGTGAACGGGGTGTCGGAGCCCAGCCCTGCAGGATCTCCTGGGGCATCTCGCAAGGGCAAGGCCAGCCAGGCAGCAACCCTGCCGCTCAAAACCCAGCAGGATGCTCCCAAATCCCAGCTGGAGGGCATCCTGCACCGCAAACACGAGTGGGAGGGTCACAACAAGAAGGCTTCAAGCAG GTCGTGGCACAATGTGTACTGTGTGATCAATCAGCAGGAGATGGGTTTCTATAAGGATCAGAAGAGCGCCAGTCAGGGAATTCCCTACCACAGCGAGATTCCCATCAGCCTGAAGGACGCTGTCTGTGAGGTGGCGTTGGActacaagaagaagaaacacgtCTTCAAGCTCAA GATTACTGACGGGAATGAGTATCTCTTCCAAGCCAAAGATGAT GAGGAGATGAACACGTGGATCTCGGCCATCACAGCGGCCATATCGGGCGACAAGACGGAGGTCACGCCCAGCAGCCATAGCACGCCTGCCCCCGGCGCACGCGCTCAGACGCTGCCGGCCTCCGTGGCCACGGCGGCAGCCGAGTCGAGCCCTGGCAAACGAGAGAAAGACAAGGAGAAACGCTTCAGTCTGTTCAGCAAGAAGAAATAG